The genomic window aagaggggaggaagagtgaaggaagaggggaggaagagagaatgaagaaAGGAAAAAGATTGGAGGAAGatggaaggaagaggggaggaagagagaagtaagaggggaggaagagagaatgaagaaAGGAGGAAGatggaaggaagaggggaggaagagagaagtaagaggggaggaagagagaatgaagaaAGGAAAAAGATTGGAGGAAGatggaaggaagaggggaggaagagtgaagtaagaggggaggaagagagaatgaagaaAGGAAAAAGATTGGAGGAAgatggaaggaagaggagaggaagagagaagtaagaggggaggaagaggggaggaagagagaatgaagaaaggaaaaagaggggaggaagatggaaggaagaggggaggaagagagaaggaagaggggaggaagaggggaggaagatggaaggaaagagaatgaaggaggggaggaagagagaagtaagaggggaggaagagagagatggaagaggggaaggagagaaagaggggaggaagagagaatggaAGGAAgatggaaggaagggaggaagagagaaggaagaggggaggaagagggaggaggaagatggaaggaagaggggaggaagagagaagtaagaagggaagagagaaggaagaggagaggaagagagaaggaagaggggaggaagaggaaggaagagagaatgaagaaaggaaaaagaggggaggaagatggaaggaaagaggaaggaggaagagagaaggaagaggggaggaggggaggaagatggaaggaagaggagaggaagaggggaggaagatggaaggaaaaagagggagaggaagagagaatgaagaggaaaaagggaggagagagaaggaaggggaggggaggaagagggaaagaggggaagatggaaggaagaggagaggaagagagaaggaagaggaagaggaagaagagaggaaagagaagaagaaaggagaaaagaggggaggaagatggaaggaaaggaggaagagagggaggaagagagaaggaagaggggagaagaagaggaaaggggagaagaagatggaaggaaggggagaggaagagagaagatggaagaggggaggaagagagaatgaagaagggagaaagaggggaggaagatggaaggaagaggggaggaagagagaatgaagaagggagaaagaggggaggaagatggaagaaagaggggaggaagaaagaatgaagaaaggaaaaagaggggaggaagatggaaggaagaggggaggaaagagagaaggaagaggggaggaagaggggaggaagatggaaggaagaggggaggaagagagaagtaagaggggaggaagagagaatggaaggaagaggggaaagaaggaagaaggaagaggggaggaagatggaaaagaagagaggaagaggaagaggaagatggaagatggaaggaagaggggaggaagagagaatgaagaagggagaaagaggggaggaagatggaagagagaaggaagaggggaggaagaggggaggaagaggggaggaagggataaTTAAGGGAGGAAATAATGAAGGATGAGATCTCCTACACAACAGCAGCGCCTTTCAGCTAGGAATTTACTTCAAAGACAGGAAGGCAACATTGATACACAAGCAGGCaataacacacacaggcagtaacacacactcacacacacacaagcagtaatacacacatgcacgcacgcacgcacacacacacacacacacacacacacaccacaggctgtaacacacacacacaaacaattgtTATGGCCTTTTAATTTAGTATCTGCAACAAACATAATTATTGCTGGGTGTTGGAAACCTGGAAAGTTTTGGATTTCATTACAAGTTTTGGATTAGTGGAAAGTTAACAACTTTTCTGTCAGGTCAGCAAAATGTGTCCCCTCCACcaatcttaaccttaaccattagtgaggAAATGGAAAGCTGACCAAGATCAGTTTATAGGGCAACTTCACCCTCCAACTTGGCTGCAGTTCTATCTGGAATGTGTGCATGAAGAACAGATGTAGCTATATATATACTGAAAAACAGTAAacgcaacatggaacaatttcaaccatcttactgagttgcagtttatataaggaaatcagtcaattgaaatgaatgaattatgccctaatctatggatttcacagggGCAGGGGCAAAGCCATGGATAGGCCTGGGAGGGCAaatgcccacccacttgggagccaggcccacccactggggagccaggcccagcaaatcagaattagttttccccacaaaagggctttattacacacAAAAATACTGcctagtttcatcagctgtctgggtggctggtctcagataaagaagccggatgtggaggctctaaaacgacgttgtagccggcttatggtagagaaatgaacattcaattctctggtggacattcctgcagtcatcatgccaattgcacgctccttcaaaacttgagacatccgtggtacttttattgtcccctgcaaaaggtgcgcctgtgtaatgatcatgctgtttaatcagcctttgatatgccacacctgtcagatggatggattatcttggcaaaggagaaatgctcacaaacagagatgtaaacaaatttgtgcaccaaattggagagaaataaactttttgtgcatatggaaaatatctgggatcttttatttcagctcatgaaacatgggacaaacactttacattttgcgtttatatttttgttcagtaaatatacagtatatagtgttcTTCGTGTGGATGACAGCTGCAGTGTAGATGCATggctagtggtgtgggggctgtgctttggcaaagtgggtggggttatatccttcctgtttggccttgtccgggggtgtcatcggatggggccacagtgtctcctgacccctcctgtctcagcctccagtatttatgctgcagtagtttatgtgtcggggggctagggtcagtttgttatatctggagtacttctcctgtcctatcctgtgtcctgtgtgaatttaaatatgctctctctaattctctctttctctctttctttctctctctcggaggacctgagccctaggaccatgcctcaggactactgggcatgatgactccttgctgtccccagtccacctggccgtgctgctgctccagttttaactgttctgcctgtgattattattatttgaccatgctggtcatttatgaatatttgaacatcttggccatgttctgttataatctccacccggcacagccagaagagtactggccaccccacatagcctggttcctctctaggtttcttcctaggttttggccttactagggagtttttcttagccaccgtgcttctacacctgcattgcttgctgtttggggtttaaggctgggtttctgtacagcactttgagatatcagctgatgtacgaagggctatatcaatacatttgatttgatttgatttgatggctcTTAGAAGAGCTGAGAAAGGAAGTGTGCCTTCATACCATCATAACAGAATCCCTCACTCAGGGCAAACAAGTTGGATAACATTTAACCTggatcctgtctctctcttgtacttttctactgtattttcACTTGTCTCCTCCCTATtgcactcctaaacacacacaaacataaaataaaatcaatcaatcaatatcaTGGTCTGGAGCTCTTTATATGACATTGTGTGGTGTTGactgtgtttgttgtgtttgttctGTTTGTTGGTATTTTTGTGTTTTATGTGTGACAGATCAATACAAATATTGGAGTCTTGTCTAATGAAACTTTTCCATTCAATTGTAGATTTAAAAAAGCATATATGGAGTAACTACTGTTGTTGCACTAAAAAGTAGAGCCAGACTAAGTTTTGCAGTCAGTGCCTGACGCCTTCTACATTGATGGATTGAAGTAGGCCCTATGTATACCACCAAGGTTGATTTATTTGGTCTGACAGAAATCTGGTTCTAATTATCTGAATTTCCCAGAATGTGGGTTGGCTTTGGCTGCCTCCATGATCAATAAAAAGCTTCATTTCCTTGACCCTCCATTTGTAGGTTAATTGGTGCTTTGTTGTTGGGTCTAGTTAGGAAATACATGAATGAGAGGAGAAGCTCTCCTAGCAGCTGATTGGCTGTTGAATAAATGGCAACAACACAATGCAAAACATCACAACTCAACACAAATGCAGACATCTTTGTGTAGGCCTACGTTCAATAAAAGCAAAGCAAACTGATCACAAATATTAACAAATTAGTTATTGAAATTGGCTTGAGTGAAACGGTAAGAAACCTGCACCCGAGTGTccctgatttttttttaaacaacaagaaaattgtgccaacTGGTTTGCTTATTTAAAACATTTGATGTAGCCAATATCATTTACTTTTTCctcttttttaaaacttttactcaagtatgacaattgggtactttttccaccactttaCTTAactacatttaaaaccagatacttttagagttttactcaagtagcatttcactgggtgactttcacttttacttgagacaAAGTTGCCCATGACAAATTGGGTACGTTTCCACCACTGctaataaacatgttttttttaatctgctgtgaataaaaatgttttaatagGCCTATCGGCGTCTAAGTCGGTAATTGGAAAATAGAGTAGTGACTCACACAAACGCGCAGCAGCCCCAGCGCAATCAAAGCGCTCTAGTCCTCATCTCCGTCTCGGGCTGACAGACAGGAAACTGGGATATCGCGGAAATAAGAGATCAAAAGAGATGTCTCGGATGTTTCGTGAATAGCCAGCTCCGAACCCGGAGACACTTGATGCTGCCGTCAGAAACCGAGATGATCAAGAACAAAACATAATGTAACCGCAAGACAGCAACACAGTATATCCTTCTGTGATCTGTGTCAATATTTCTAATGATCATCTCTACACGATAACCCTGCTTGTGTTGTGGTTAATTGTCTTAATGCACAGAATGGTTAAAGATGAGTAGGCTAGTGCGTCATGTGCAGTTCTGACCAGTTCAGTCTGTTTCCCAACCAAGTCTCTTCACAGAACGAGGGGAGAGGTGACACACAAAGACAGGGTCACATATTTGCCGTAAGATGATTTCTGAATGCCATGATTATTTGGCGAGAAAATGTGACATAAACTTACAGCACATGGCACCAGAGGTAACTAAAACTATAGTCCTACATTTTCTTTTTCACGTGTAATCTGTAATGTGTCCAAAATACACTATAAAACTGGTGTAATTATTTGATAAAATCACCTACACTGAATAAGCGTAACTATTTacgtaatttagcagacgctattATTTAGGGCGACTTACAGTTGTGAGTACATAAGTTTTGTACTGGTCCTCCGTGAGATTCGAACTctcaaccctggcgttgcaagcgccatgctctatcCGAGAAACACTTTTTCTTCCGTCTTTCCTCTGCCAACAAATGACCCCTCTCCAAATGTACCTCGTCATCCCGTCCAACATGAATATGGGGGTGGTCTTTCTGGTACAAACAGtgccttcgtaaagtattcagacctcttggctttttccacatttttttgagttacagccttattctacaatggataaatgaaataaaaacatctCAGCAATGTACACACAATGCTCCATAAcgacgaagtgaaaacaggtttttagacatttttgcaaatgcattaaaaatcaaaaacagaaataccttatttacattagtattcagaccctttgctatgagaatcgaaattgagctcaggtgcatcctgtttccattgatcatccttgagatgtttctacaacttgattggagtccacctgtggtaaatttaattgattggacatgatttgaaaaggcacacacctgtctatataaggtcccacagttgacagtgcatgtcacagcaaaaaccaagccatgaggtcgaaggaattctccataaagctcagagacaggattgtgtcgaggcacagatctgaggaagggtacaaaacatttattcagcattgaaggtccccaagaacacagtggcctctatccttcttatttggaaccaccaaggctcttcctagagctggccacccagccaaactgagcaattgaggGAGAAGGGCATtcgttagggaggtgaccaagaagatggttgctctgacagagctctagagttcctctgtggagatgggagaatcttccagaaggacaaccatctctgcagcactccaccaatcaggcctttatggtagagtggccagacggaagccactcctcagtaaaaggtacataatagcccgcttggagtttgccaaaagccacctaaagactctcagaccatgagaaacaagattctctggtctgatgaaaccaagattgaactctttggcctgaatgccaagtgtcacatctggaggaaacctggtaccatccctacggtgaagcatggtggtggcagcatcatgccgtggggatgtttttcagcggcagggaccgggagactagtcaggaacaaggcaaagatgaacggagcaaagtacagagagatccttgatgaaaacctgttccagagcgctcggaacctcagactggggcgaaggctcaccttccaacaagcaatgaccctaagcacacagcaaagacaatgtaggagtggcttcgggacacgtctctgaatgtccttgagtggcccagcaaaaCCAAggccttgaacccgatcgaacatctatgAAGAGAAcggaaaatagctgtgccgcaacactccccatccaacctgacagagctttagaggatctgcagagtgccaagcttttagcatcataccgaagaagaatcaaggctgtaatcaagGCTGTAACACTCCCCATccctgcttcaacaaagtactgagtaaagggtctgaatacttatgtaaatgtgatatttcatttttttaaataaatgagcaaacatttttttttaactgtttttgctttgtcattatggggtattgtgtgtagattgatgaggggtgaaacaattgaatccattttagaataaggctgtaacgttacaaaatgtggaaaaagtcaaggggtctgaattctttccgaaggcactgtatcatgtCATAGAAAACATCTCATGTCGTCAATGAAAAAAAAGTGAGTAAGCTGTGCCTTGTAGGAGCGCCCACAACTTTAAGCAATTACAAGCCATCCAACTTTACGTAATGACTCACCCACGCCATCTCTCTTACGCATGAAAAATCTATGGTTAGGTGGCGCAACGGAAGTCACAGACTTCGGCCACGGCGGTACACAGATAAAAAGGTGTTTGGATTGCGGTAACTGGAGTATTAGAACGGGACCTTTTGGAGACGAATGATATCTTCTACTGTGCGCAATCTCATTAGGAACATGGAGAGCTCCAGGCTATGGACCAGAGCGGTGGTTTGCGCGGTGTTGCTGTCCATCGTTCTTAGTGCTGAAATTGACTACTCGGATTCCGAATTGGACCTCGACACAAGAAGTGTGAGAGACTTCTACCCCAAAGATCCGAATTTGACCAACGAAAAGCAACTGGTAAGTTTCTATCTAGTTTCTATTCTATCTAGTAAAACCTGCGACTTTAATGGTTAATGAGCATTAGATTTTTGTCTATTTGAAAGGTCTGCTTTGGAAGGATTTCTCATTCTAATGTGTCAATATTTCCCACAGCTTGGAGCACTACATGACGTTCTTAAAAAGCTGCAGACCAAGAGACTTCCATTCTGGGAAAAGAAATTCGGCCAAGTCCCTACGGTACATTTAACAATTTCAACGAACCTTCTAAACATGGAACGACCTATATTTCGAAAAACGGATTGCCTAACTGGCGCGTAAAACTACATTTCAACATTTTAACTTTCACTAAATGCGTTCATGTGCCATGTTTTGTGGATGATGTGATCTGATGTGATGACAGGTGGATATGACCCCACAGACCTTTGCATCTGTTGGCAAAAATGTCGCACACGGTCTTATTTTGTCTACCTTCTCTTTTTCAGTGCGACGTTGGAGAGCAGTGCGCAGTGAGAAAGGGCGCGAGAATCGGCAAAATGTGCGACTGTCCTCGCGGAGCTTTCTGCAACTCTTACCTGCTCAAGTGCTTGTGAATTGAATTGGTCTGAATGTAAGTTAGAAGTTGATGGCAAACTAAAACTGTTACATCAGAACGATATGTGATATAGGAATATTGTTATGATACTACAATATACGATTATCCGGAGAGTGACAGGTTGCATTCTGAGAGATTGTCCCCAAAAAGGCTTATTTAGAAGAtatgaaatattttattttcaacTGGATGTTTCTGTAACCAAAAATGAGTTGTGCTATGAATAAACAGCGTTCTATCTTGTTTTGTAAAGCAGTCTGAGTGGTCTCTCTTTGCTCCAATAATTTCATGATCCACATGCATAAAGATGATGCGCAATGCTGTGTGCGATAATGTTATGGGTTATTTCCTACAAACTCATGAAGTAAAAAATACCTACCGATAATATTAGTCATGAAGTACATGGATTCATGAGGGCTGAGTCTTGTCTGGACTGAGAATGAAATAGCATTTTTTAGGCCAAATGGAGATATGGTCGGCACATAAACAAAAcagtagtgtatgtacatttgtTTAATCTAATAAATAGTATTTACTTAGAGCATTAGACATTTACACTACCTTCATTAAGATGAATAAAAGTTATATAATCACAATAGTTCAACGTGTAGAGAATATTTTATGGTTTTCAAGTGAATAAAAAGTATGTTATTAAACTATTTCCCTTGTGGTGTTTTTCCATAGAAGCATTGGTGTCACTCCAGGCTTTTTTGGGGTGTCTTTGCATTGTTGTGAGGTAACCAACATTACTCGGTTAGAGGAAAGCAAACCCTTTTATTACAACATTTCCTGAAATAACACAAAAGTAGCTGGTTTGAATTTTTCCATTCTGTTCCACCCAAAGTGGCTCACAAACCTGACAGTTGGTGTTTGCAAAACATGTTGTAAATCAAGTTGTTGTTGATgggctctggtcataagtagAGCAGTGTATagagaataggttgccatttggaacacatgcTCTCACATATTATCACATCAAGGTGTGTATCTGATTCAAACATAGGACTGAATCGTAGGACATTGTTAGGCTGTGAGGTCATATCAGCTAATTATATAAATGCAATCGGTGACGCCGAGACAGGTGTTGTAAGGCAGGAGGTGGGATTGCTGACATAGTTCATAGTTGTGGGTTGCCTTACAACACCACATACCTAAATAGCTCAAATTTACCCATCCTCTCCCACTGCGGTTGATCtccaccatctccacctccatccctcaatCCCTCACTTGTCTAGGCTGTCTCTctgattcctctcctctctcttctccgaTGGGCCCATGTCTCATTAATAATGACTGTGTTGCGTTCATACCCTGGTGAAGACAGTTTGCCTGTCGAAACGTTGGGCATTcattttttgcatctgagctcttagagtgtgcggctctcctttattttcaagttttctactctgctagccagcacctcgcctaaataggtgtgtgtTTATTTTTCCTCTAGATTGTGTTGCATTCTACAACACAAATAAACTCTGTCTCAGGAAAGGAACAGAATGTTCTTTCGGTCTATTTGGCGCCTGCCTTTCAAACACACTGTCCGCCCTCCTGAATCGTCTTACCAGTCGCGTCACTGAAAAGCAAGCTCCTCAGCGGCACAACTTCAGGCTAAGGAGTGAGTTTCtacattcacccccccccccccccaacttaCTCTACAGCAACCCCAGTCCCCAGC from Oncorhynchus tshawytscha isolate Ot180627B unplaced genomic scaffold, Otsh_v2.0 Un_scaffold_530_pilon_pilon, whole genome shotgun sequence includes these protein-coding regions:
- the LOC112248128 gene encoding cocaine- and amphetamine-regulated transcript protein-like, which translates into the protein MISSTVRNLIRNMESSRLWTRAVVCAVLLSIVLSAEIDYSDSELDLDTRSVRDFYPKDPNLTNEKQLLGALHDVLKKLQTKRLPFWEKKFGQVPTCDVGEQCAVRKGARIGKMCDCPRGAFCNSYLLKCL